The genomic DNA ctaattttctatgaGGGAAGAAATCTTTCCATCTCGTCACATAGACCGCAGCAAAAAAGGAGGCTACCAAAGACAGAATCTTACtgcatatgaaaaaaaaaaagttaaagtagatgtcaaaaacatacagaAGAAAACTAAACATAACACTTCTTTATCTCCCAAAATCGTACTAAccatataacaaataaataaataaatcagatGGAATACCTAGCTCGCCTCTGGTAGAAACTTGAtgttttcttgaaaacaaaGCTACAATGATTatatgaaaacaagaaaacccCTGTCACAGATACgaatcaaaaactaaaagacaAAGTAAACTACGGTACCTACCTGTACTCGTCGCTATATCCGTACGCAAAGACTATATCGGGATACTCTTCCAAAACCGCAGATGCACATGAATTCATCAAATTTAAAGCCGTTTCATCATTAGGCTTCTCAAACTTGTGAACTTGGGCGAATCTAACAGTAGTAATTAAGAAGTGAAAGGGAGTAAGGAAACACAAATGTACACTGTTGGAATTAGAGAATTTTGCTGGTACCTGGAAAAATCACGGCCATCAATGCGGATGACTATCAGATTGGGAAACATAACTTCGTCTTCCACTTCGAAGGACTTCACGTACTCGTACTTACTATTCGCCATGTCCTCCGAATTTTCCAGAAACCAATGGACTTCCTTCGGTTTATTCTTTGATTCTACTCTCACTTAAGAGAATCCGATACTTTATACTTCCACTGCCTACAATTATTATAGGGTTTATGGAGATTACATGCAAGTTTGTGGCGGAGATGGCGGATGTCCTGGTGGCGACGGCGGGAGTAGTGGGTTGGGGGCGAGGGGGTGGGGGGTGTAATTAGAGAGTTGTTGATCTGgggaaattgaaaattttaataggAAGGggatagaaaacaaaataaaataaaagttccgggtacatttaaaataaatgatgaatCATTAGACAAAAATCGAATTTTAGAAAATCGTTGGTAAATGGACTCACGGGCAAAGAGTAATCTCAGTGAATTGTGAAAATAAACTCGTTACCCGTtggtaaaaagtaaaatagCTTCTTCTGATATTTTTACTAGGATTTCGTTTATGCAAATTGCAAAGAGGTTATTTTCTGTGCCTGGAAACAATAAATAAGTGGAGCAAATGAGGACTCTTTCTTCAACCTAGCTATATTATCGGAGGAGACATTGACCATGTACATTTATGTGTGTCTTTGAGGAATACAAAATCTATCACTCTAAATATCGAATTTACaagtgatatatttttttcctatagagagaaaacattattgacatTTTAACCACTCGGTCGTCGCATGGAGGACCATTGActagaagaaatcaaataaccatcctgagttatggttaattagttacgtttttttttctttgtcaccAATGTGGGTGATCATTTCAATCGAGGGGAATTGGGTtgtataacccaaaaaaaaactataattcacAAACTAACcatcaattaattatattttctatatttatgtaTTAATGACAGTTTTTGCCAGTTTTTGCCCTAGTTATTTTCTTCTCATCACTACCACCATCTCCtaccaccatcaccatcacctcTTTACCACCATTATCACTAGGGTTCTCAATGTACTATcctttagagtttagatttccTCTAACCACTACCGCTGGACCACCGCTGGAGAACTGCCGGGCAACTGCTGGAGAATCGCCTGAGAACCGCCGGACCACCACTGGAGAACCATCAGACCACCACCGGAGAACCACCGGAACACCGCAGAATACCACTGTCTTACCATCGGACTACCGTCCACTACTATCGCCGTCTATCCCTGTCCACTATTACCCTTAAatcaaaaaacccaaaataataatttacccTATCcttaattctatttttctaaatttttttaataaataactatattatttgttagttttttttggctaCTCAGCTAATTCAGCGTTTAAGCCATTTGTACAATAACAATTAAGTACTCTATAACGCAACATAATCTAATTTGTCGACCAAAAGAAAACAGTGCTGgcattgactttttttttctttaaacgtCATGGTGTTTTTATTAacgtatatatagtagtatttttttcaCGTAGAAATTTTCAAATgagatttaaataattaaaaatggaaaatttcaGAAAACGTTCATTATTTCATATATAGAGAGCTACGGACTGTATCAATTAATTTgtagataatttattttataaacaaaatctaaTACTATAATTAGGAGATATTATTGCCTTGAGATAACGTAAATGACTTGCTTAAGTCAATAACTTGCATAAGCCGTTGACCAAAAGccaaaactttgttttcttttaaaacaaactttttgTTGCTATTAATCGCCACAACGTTTCGTTTCCTTTTCTCGGACCCTTTTTGCATCTTAAAATAGTTCTCTCGGAGTGGTatcaaatttaaagaaaaaaggtgGACTTTATTTGATTGTTcctttttctgggttttgccCTTCGAAGTCTTCTTCCTTAATTCTTACAACGTATAATTTTGATCTGCTGTCCTGTCTCTTGAATTGTTCATAGAGGAAGAACTCAATGCAATTTACATTTTGGACGTTTTCGGGAGGGAAATTAAATGagctcttttccttttttttattcattagttttttttttccgctaAAATACAAAAGAGAGGTTTTTAATTTCTCATATCTCCGATTTTAGTGAAGTCTCTCTTTCGGCCGCTTCAATTTTAATAAAGtcatcaacttttttttgtgattcaGATTAAATCTTTGATGGGGTTTgctagattttttgttttcttcagcaAAAACCGATTAGGATTAACAATATCTCGATGCGGTTGTTCATGTTGAGCAGTGTGTGCGACGCCGCCTCCTCCTTCAGTTTCAGAGTAGGAAGCAAAAGGGTTTTGAATTTCTCAATTCTTATGTTGAGAGCAGTGTGAAGCAATCGGCGAGAAAATAAGGTAccatttgtcttcttcttcgttggaAAAGGCTTTCACTTTCATGGTTGTTATACAGTAGTTTAGTTGAATTTTGTAAgagttcagttttttttttaagctatgTCATTGGTTTCAGAAACAAAACGAGACAGaggaaggtttttttttgtctttggcATCTATGTTTGGGGGTGTCTTGTCTGTGCCTGTGAATAATCCTCACTTGCGCAAATCTGCTAGTAGACACATCGTCACTAATCTTGGTTCGAGCTATTTActctctttttggtttgttatcCTTTGGCTACCAGAAAAGAATCAAGTAATTTTgagtacctttttttttttttctggatggTTTGCTGTATTCTTCGACAGGAGATAATGACTTGAAGAATGCAAGTTTGTTTCTAAGTGCATTTGCGAAACTCCGAACTCCTGTCTTCCTTCAAAGTCTCAAagtattcttcattttttttgctctgtGTTCCTAGACTTTTTCTTTAGAGTTTGATTTTGTAGCACGTTTGTTTAATAATACATGGAAGGAGCTCCCTTGCTTGGTTTCATAGTTTCTCGCTGACTTTAGATTCGCAATCTTGACTCTCCAGGTTGCTCTGTATATTGGTGGTCTTTATGTTTGTGGAAAGGTTGGATTTTGAATTCTTGTTCTTGCAAAAAATGACCTTAGCTTTTGATTTGAAGCCATCGTTTGAGTTTTCAGTTTTGGCAAATATACAATAATGTTAAAAACTTGCAGATTGGATGGGAATCTGTAATGAAAATGGGAATAGAATCGCGAGAACTCTTCTTCTATGAGACATTTCTGTATTATAACCCTCTCCTTCTCATTGTAAGTTCATTTTCCTCTCTAATTACTAAGGCAAAAAGATTTACGTGTGTCTCCTGATGTATGCTATTTTGTATAGACACTGATGGTCTGGCTCTGGGGTGTTAATTTGTGGGTCTTTTCTCGTTCTGGAGTCGATTATGCAGCAATCTTTTTCCTAGGACCAGATCATCTTAGTCACAGAGAGATATGGAAGGTATACAATTCTTAGTCATATCATttgtacatatttttcttttcatctgaTTACATTTTATGTAACCGGTGTGTCACAGTGTGCCAGGTGGATGACAATAGCTACATTGACTAGCATGACTGCATATCTGTATCTATACTCACACGGAGACGTAAAGTTGGCTGCATCTCAACCAGTGTAATAGATGCATCTTCTCTTATCTTAAAGttgtttaaaagaaattttgattCTATTTGTTCATGGAACAACCTTTTTCGGATGTTTTCAGGTAGTTTTGTATTTCTCAGCTGTGATCATTTTGATAATCCCTTTCGATATCTTCTACATGTCGTCTCGCTACTACTTGCTTTGGACATTTTCGCGAATACTCTTCCCGGTGCAGGTAAAAAGTAGTGCTGTTGTTTCTGTTGAAGACTTCCTTACATCAtctaattttcattttggtgTATCACGAACAGGCAGTGACTTTCTCGGACTTCTTCCTAGCTGATATCTTGACTTCTCTGTCAAAGGTAACACACTTGTTTATCCTTCCTCTATATATTGAATGGAATTGTTGGAATAACAACAAATTTCTTGTGCAGGTTTTATCGGACTTAGAACGTTCAGTATGTCGCATGGTCCATCGACAGGTCAGTGAGTTTCCCTCTTCCTTATGATTGCATTATCCATTCCATATTCAGTGAATCTGATATGTTTCATTGTAGGTTGCTACTATTGCATGGTTTGAAGCCGATTCGGTTTGTGGGAGTCATTCCACTGCAATTCCCTTGGTTCTCGTTCTACCTTATCTTTTCCGGCTGTTCCAATGCATTCGTCAGTACAGAGATAGCAAGGACNNNNNNNNNNNNNNNNNNNNNNNNNNNNNNNNNNNNNNNNNNNNNNNNNNNNNNNNNNNNNNNNNNNNNNNNNNNNNNNNNNNNNNNNNNNNNNNNNNNNNNNNNNNNNNNNNNNNNNNNNNNNNNNNNNNNNNNNNNNNNNNNNNNNNNNNNNNNNNNNNNNNNNNNNNNNNNNNNNNNNNNNNNNNNNNNNNNNNNNNNNNNNNNNNNNNNNNNNNNNNNNNNNNNNNNNNNNNNNNNNNNNNNNNNNNNNNNNNNNNNNNNNNNNNNNNNNNNNNNNNNNNNNNNNNNNNNNNNNNNNNNNNNNNNNNNNNNNNNNNNNNNNNNNNNNNNNNNNNNNNNNNNNNNNNNNNNNNNNNNNNNNNNNNNNNNNNNNNNNNNNNNNNNNNNNNNNNNNNNNNNNNNNNNNNNNNNNNNNNNNNNNNNNNNNNNNNNNNNNNNNNNNNNNNNNNNNNNNNNNNNNNNNNNNNNNNNNNNNNNNNNNNNNNNNNNNNNNNNNNNNNNNNNNNNNNNNNNNNNNNNNNNNNNNNNNNNNNNNNNNNNNNNNNNNNNNNNNNNNNNNNNNNNNNNNNNNNNNNNNNNNNNNNNNNNNNNNNNNNNNNNN from Camelina sativa cultivar DH55 chromosome 7, Cs, whole genome shotgun sequence includes the following:
- the LOC104700226 gene encoding uncharacterized protein LOC104700226 produces the protein MFGGVLSVPVNNPHLRKSASRHIVTNLGDNDLKNASLFLSAFAKLRTPVFLQSLKVALYIGGLYVCGKIGWESVMKMGIESRELFFYETFLYYNPLLLITLMVWLWGVNLWVFSRSGVDYAAIFFLGPDHLSHREIWKCARWMTIATLTSMTAYLYLYSHGDVKLAASQPV